Proteins co-encoded in one Chionomys nivalis chromosome 6, mChiNiv1.1, whole genome shotgun sequence genomic window:
- the Rchy1 gene encoding RING finger and CHY zinc finger domain-containing protein 1 isoform X2: MNLRGKHKCIENVSRQNCPICLEDIHTSRVVAHVLPCGHLLHRTCYEEMLKEGYRCPLCMHSALDMTRYWRQLDNEVAQTPMPSEYQNMTVDILCNDCNGRSTVQFHILGMKCKICESYNTAQAGGRRAAVDQQ, encoded by the exons ATGAATCTTCGAGGAAAACATAAG TGTATTGAAAATGTTTCTCGGCAGAATTGTCCAATATGTTTGGAG GACATTCACACGTCCCGCGTTGTTGCTCATGTCTTGCCGTGTGGGCATCTCTTACATAG AACGTGTTACGAAGAAATGTTAAAaga AGGCTACAGATGTCCACTGTGTATGCATTCTGCCTTAGATATGACGCGGTACTGGAGACAGCTGGATAATGAGGTCGCACAAACTCCTATGCCATCTGAGTACCAGAATATGACTGTGGAT ATTCTCTGCAATGACTGTAATGGGCGATCCACAGTCCAATTCCATATCTTAGGCATGAAATGTAAGATCTGTGAGTCCTACAATACTGCTCAGGCTGGGGGCCGCAGAGCTGCAGTGGACCAGCAATGA